The Panicum virgatum strain AP13 chromosome 3N, P.virgatum_v5, whole genome shotgun sequence genome includes the window AGCTAACTGAGCTAATTCATTCGCAACTAAATTACACTCTCTTTTTACCTTGGCCATTCGCCACTCAGATAACATCCGCGCTTGATCCTTGACCTCCAGCAGGATGAATCTAAGAGCGGATCGGTCTTCCTTTGCTTGCATAGCTTGGACTATTCTTATGCAATCAGACTCAACGATGACCGGCTCATGGATCCATTGTGCAGCCAGCCAGAAACCTTCTAGGCATGCCCAAGCTTCTGCTTCTGCAGCATCCTGGCATTCCAAAATGGCACGCCAAGCTGAGAGGAGAACATGGCCCATGCTGTCGCGAGCAATTACTCCAACTCCAGCTGCCCCAGACTGCTGGACAAATGAGCCATCTACAGGAGGGGGCTCCCACTTGGTCTTCCTGTCCTGCTCCTTGCTTGCCGAACTGAGCCGCTTGTTCTTGCCGGACCATGAACATGGTGCTTTCCCTTTACCTTTGACCCCTTCGCCGCCTAATAGAATTTCAGCTAAAGTAGCTTGCATGGAGAGCAGAGCATGTTCAGCTTCTGATATACTTGTTGGTCCTGCCTGATGCGTGATATTATTGTGAACTGACCAAGCCTTCCACAACAGCAGCTTGGTAAGGTCACGTTCAACATCTGAACATTGATCCAGGAGGAGCAGAAGCCAATCTGGACCGGTGTATCTGAATAACCGTCGGATGAATTTCGCCCATCTGGTCGGTAGGATATCCTTTGCCAGCTTCCAAATGAACACATTGACTTTTGGTGGAACATGACCGGCCCACACACGCTGCCACAATTTCCTCTCGCCAGTTGGAGCTGAACTGGAGCCCTGCACTCCCTGTCCAAGCTTGATTCTAAGCGCCAGGTTATAAGCACTTCGGACAGAGAACATTCCATTTCTTTCCGCGTGCCACGCTATAAAGTCTTCCGACGCCCGTACAGGAATCTTTATCTTGGCAATTTCCTCTGCATCGGCCAGATTAAAGATTTGGGGGAGCTTTTGAAGATCCCAGCCTCTTCCCTCAATATCCAACAGTTGGGACACCCATCGCAAGCGACACCTTCTCTGAGAAAAGACCCTGAGTGATATTTCCCGCGGTATCCATGGGTCTCTCCAGATACGAATTTGTGTGCCATTGCCCACTCGCCAAATGATTCCTTGCTTGAGAAGCTCCAACCTGTCTGTACCCTGCAACTAGGGTatccactcctactgtgccaagactcgcgtagttatccgtaactacgccctaaagagctgagcagccggacccctagggtccgactccatctcaccggaccaacggtcccggtcccggacccgcttaccgctcggggacgggtccggtgtcaccacgtgtcccagaggtggaaatgctcagcacctgtggccgtggacccggacccccgcaggtgggtccgggacctccatgtgccatccggactcccgcagatgggtccgtgACCTCCATGTGCCTATCCGGACctccgtgagctctcggctcagctagctgctcgggaggggtccagagccgccacgtgtcgcattaagtgcgagtggttgaggcgggctctgctgcctctgggcacgggacaacttttgtcagtccacactgtggatcgccagttaccgaggcagctcgtcagttaccaaggcaagcattaaagactcaacgccgcgcgcatgggcgacgaagACTCAacgccgcgcgcatgggcgacgagtcatgatgaccagctactgactggagcaacagtgcacgctgctacagtgaacTGAGttagtagttcggcgcttcatcacgacctcgacgcgcggctgcagaggctagactctactctgacagtaCAGCTCAAGACCacccctggtcagaagctacgcacggaagccggcgacaagatctccggatctgaggcattgaaggccaaagtgtagtttataatacatcgccgggtccacatgtcggggccccgctcagtgtacgtgctccccttggacatataaaagggagagcacgcccgctaggaCTCGGCGAACGCCAGAGGCTCTAAGGCTCTCCAGAGCACACTCAGACACACGCCAGCTCTGGcggactctctcgaggcaaggcaatacaacacacagtggacgtagggtattacgctccggcggcccgaaccactctaatcctgctgtgttcatcgtgttcttgagcgagatcgaactaggactagctaacccccgagcacacaccctctgggcttaggcgggtgctttccgccacccggctgtggtttgcagcaccacgacacaaCCCATGCATAATTGCTTGCCAAGTTGTAGAAGCTTTTGAACAGAAGGCAGTATCAACTAAGCTCCCCCTCGGAAAGTACTTGGCTTTTAGCATGCGTGCACACAAACTGTCCGGGAACTGGATTAGGCGCCAGGCCTGCCTAGCTAGCATGGCTTGGTTGAACAGACGTAGATCTTTGAATCCCAGGCCGCCACAacattttttctggatcatcgcTTCCCAAGCAGTCCAAGCTGTTTTTTGTCGGCCATGTTTTGTGCCCCACCAGAAGTTCCTAATGATGCTCGTCAGATCATCGCATCGGCCAAGAGGGAGCTTAAAGACACCCATGATGTACGTTGGCAGAGCCTGGGCCACCGATTTGATGAGAATCTCTTTTGCTGCACTGGACATGTTCTTCTCCGAGAAGTTCTTGAGATGTTTGCTTATGCGCTCCTTCAGATACTGGAACCGATCCCCCTTCATTCTTCCTTTCAGCGTCGGGAGCCCCAAGTACCGTGCATCTAACACATCATTCTCCACCTGCAGTATAGCTTTGACCTGGTCCTTCAGGGTCAGCTGCATTTTTCCATTGAACATGATGGAGCATTTTGCTGGGTTAATCTGCTGCCCCGTGCACTGCCCATAAGTCACCAATCACTGTGTTCGGCAGCCAGCTCTagctccagcccaacagtattttcctctcacaccactccagccaccagctccagctccagccagcccaacagtatttttctctcacaccattcaAGTTCCAGCCtctagctccagcctgccgaacacagTGAATATCCACCTCCGCTTGATCTGCTGAGGCTTTGAAGAACAGCAGCGTGTCGTCTGCAAAAAGGAGATGAGAAACACCAGGAGCATTGCGACAGACTTTAAGCTCTTTAAGTGCTCCCGTGGTTACTTTCCTGTTAATCAAAGTAGACAATCCATCAGCAACAAAAAGGAATAGGTATGGCGAAAGAGGATCACCCTGCCGTAGACCGCGAGTTGGTGTAAAAGGTGCCGACATGACACCATTGAAACGGATAGTGTAGCGAACCGAGGTGACACAAGTCATGACCTGATCCACCCATGTACTCTGAAAGCCTAGTTTCAGTAACGCGTTGCGAAGAAAAGACCACTCAACTCTGTCATACGCCTTGGAGAGATCCAACTTGTACGCGCAAAACTTATTCCTTTCATCTGCACTAGCATTGATAGCATGTAGACACTCAAAGACAATGAGAGCATTATCAGTTATCATATGTCCGGGGATGAAAGCACTCTGATTTGGTGCAATAAGATCCTGCAGAAGAGGCCTAAGCCGGTTAACAATGCACTTAGAGACCACCTTATATATGACATTGCATAAGCTGATAGGTCGAAAGTCCTTCAGATGCTCAGGATGCGGTATTTTGGGGATCCAAACAATACAAGTGTCATTAACACCAGGCGGCATGATACCTGTCCGGAAAAACTCCTTTACTGTACAGACAACATCTTGTTTCAGCATGCCCCAGTTGCGTTGAAAGAACCGGCCAGGGAGACCATCAGGGCCGGGAGCTTTGAGAGGACTGATCTGAAACAGCGCGTCGCCGATTTCCTCGTCGCTGTATTCTTTACATAAATCAGCATTGGTCTGGGCCGTGACACTGGGTACAAGTAGGTCTATAATTTCCTGCGGGTTGACAAGATCATTTGCAGTGAAAAGGTGCTCGAAGTAATTAATAGCCATATCTTGCAACTCTTCTTTATTGGAACACCAGCTGCCATCTTCTTTTTTGAGGCGCCTAATGTAATTTTTCCTGGCCCTCCACTGCGCTTGGTGATGGAAATATTTCGTGTTCCGGTCCCCCTCCTTCAACCAGGTGATTTGCGACCTCTGCAGCCACATCATTTCCTCCCTATAAAGCAATTCATCGAGGTCACATTTGGTTTTCAAAATAGTTTCTCTATTAGCAATAGGATCATCACATTCCAAAGCCTCTAGATCTTTTCGTAGCTGCTCTAGCTGGTTGGTAACATGGCCAAACTTATCTTTACTCCAGATCTTGAGCTCCTTTGTTACACACTGCAAAGAAGCCGACAAAGCACCTAGATCGCTTCCGGGGTTTCGTTTTTGCCACGCTTGCTGAATTATAGTCCCTAGTTCCTCCTCCCTTTCCCACATTATTTCATACCGGAAGACATGTGACTGTGGGCTCTGAACTTCTGGCTGCAGAGATAGTAGAAGTGCTTTGTGGTCAGAGCGGGATGAAGTAAGATGCAGAATGCATGCCCCTGGATACAGCGCCATCCAATCAGTATTGGCCACACCCCTATCGAGCCGGACCCTGACGTTCCTATTACCAGCCTGATTGTTGTTATAGGTCCATGGTAATCCTGAAAACCCCAAATCATGAAGATCGCAGTGGCTCAATACTTCCCGGAAATCCATCATTTGACGTTCAGTTCGCGGAGTCTCCGAGAAGTGCTCATACTGCGACATGGCTTCATTAAAATCGCCAATCACCATCCATGGGCCGGTCTGTACACCACATAAGGAGCGCAAGCGCTCCCACATATCCCTTCTGTTGTCCACACGAGGCTCCCCATACAGAAAGGTCGCTCTCCATGGAACTCCATCCGGATTTTCCACCACGAGCACATCAATATAACGCTTTCCCTGGGAGAGCAGGGAAACACTAATATATTCATCCCAAAAAAGTACCAGGCCTCCACTTAACCCATCACTGTCTATTGCTAAACAGTTTTTCAGTCCAAGCTTCCAACGTAAATTCTGACTTCGGTTAGCGCTCATCCTGGTTTCTGAGAGAAAAACGATCTTTGGGTGATGCAACTTGACAAAGTTGCATAGTTCCTGTACTGTCCGGGAGTTCCCCAACCCCCGGCAGTTCCATGCCAACACATTCATAGTTCCAGGTGCAGGTCAGCCAAAACGTCGAACACCTTGACTGCAGCTGAGGGCACTTGATGTTCATCAGGACCAAATGAGCCCGCAACCAAAATCAGCACGGATGGCAATGAGTCAATGACCATGGATGATGCGGACACCGGCGTCGAGGAGCTGCTGGGGCCAGGGGGTCGAGGGACCGGACCTCCCTGGCGCCGTGGCGGAGCAGCTGGAGGCAGAGGAAACGGGTCAGACACGGAAGCGGGCGGGGTCGCGTTCACGGGGGAGCGCAGGGAGACGGGCGACAAGGAGCTGCTGGGACCAAGGGGTGGCCCTGAATCAGGGTCGAACAAACGGAGCAGAGCAAGGGGAACGacgtgagagagggaggaagaaagggaaaGGACAGAGGAGGCGGAAGCGGAGGGGAGAAATTGGAGAAGGGCTACAGGCAGCAGCGGCGCAAGTCGATTGCCACGGCAGtaagaccgtccacagtggagGGAGCGGAGTAAATATAGTGTTTGACACTGTAAATATattgtttgacactgtagataGAAAgagcgtgggaaacgaggagggagcaaatttgctcttgctccctccgctgtggtcagttttgctcttgctccctccaCAGTGGAAGGAGCAAATGAAAGATCAAATgcactgtttgacactgtagatgcactgtttggcactgtagacagagaggacGTGGGAAACAAagagggagcaaatttgctcttgctccctccgctgtggtcagcctaaCGACAGCTGAGGTAACTCTAGCAGCAGTGATGAAACTGCGACTGAACACCTGCGAGGCAGGTGCACGGTCTTAAGTAACCGCCAGGTCAGCATCAATGCCGTAGCTGGCAATGGTTATCGCATAACCACCTGTCTCCACCGCCACTCACCGGATCCCCACTCCCAGACCCGGCAAGCGCCACCGCCGTTTCGGATCCGGGCCCGCTAGCGGGTCCGGAAACCCCCAcccgctcctcgccggcgaaccgccgccgccgccgcccccaccggaGCTATGAAGCGCGCGCGCAGCTCCGAAGTGTTCCTTGGCGCCGGCCggctgcgcgcgcgccgccgcctggcgccgctcctcgccgccgcggcgttcgCGTACCTCCTCTTCGTGTCCGTCAAGCTCGCCGGCTTCGGTAGTGCGGGCCCCGCGGCGGCCGTCGGCCGcctggcggccgccggcgcgggcgagccgctgcggcggcgggtggagcaGCCGGCTCCCCGCGCGCGAGCCGCCGCGGTGTCCGGGTACGGCCGCATCACCGGGGAGATCCTTCGTCGGCGGGAGGCGggcgaggggcggcggaggcggtgggggCAGCTGGGGAACTTCACGGAGCTCgagcgcgcggccgcggaggcgTGGGCGCTCGGGGCCAGGGCGTGGGAGGCGGCGTCCGCGTTCACGGGCGACGTCGACTCCATCGCCTCGCTCGACGCGGGGGAGGGGCCGGCCGAGTGCCCCGGCTCGCTGGCCCTCGGCGGCGGGGAGACGACGGTGGCGTTCCTGCCTTGCGGGCTGGCGGCCGGGTCGGCGGTGACGGTGGTGGgcacggcgcgggcggcgcggccggagtaCGTCGAGGCGCTggagcggagcggcgcggggaaCGGCACCGTGATGGTGGCGCAGTTTGCGGTGGAGCTGCGCGGGGtgcgcgccgccgacggcgaggagCCGCCCAGGATACTGCACCTCAACCCGCGGCTGCGCGGGGACTGGAGCGGCCGACCCGTTCTCGAGATGAACACCTGCTTCAGGATGCAGTGGGGCAGGGCGCAGCGCTGTGATGGCACTCCCTCGAGAGACGATGACCAGGGTAAGAGACGCGCTCCAACATGCTTTGTTTCGAAATTCGAATCAACGACAACAATGCAAGTAGCAACCATGGGCAACACAAGCACCCTGATATTGGGAAATGGCAAGAAACGTGTAGCCTGTATAAGGAATAATATGCCGTCAAGGCGTCAAGACACATACTTCGATCTTTCGTATAATTTGAGGCAGAAGCTTGTTGATTTTTCACCTATCTAGATACTTGTCTTGTGCGTCTATTCTTGTTTATGGTGGAGGTTTaggccaaaaaaaaagaaactttgATGCAAGGCTGCGAAAGTGCTAAATCAATATACATATTGGCCAGTGGCTATGCATCCCAATATTTTCATTTCCGCGAATCATGTTACATTGCTTGCATAATATCTCAGTGCCTAACCAATCTGCCCCCAATTTCTGTCTGCTATGTTATGGCTACCTGTTTTTGTACTTATTCTTGCAGTCTGTTGACTTTGCAGTTGATGGATTCAGAAAATGTGAGAAATGGCAGCGTCAGGACATAGTTGaatcaaaagaaacaaggacaaGCTCATGGTTCAACAGGTTTATCGGCCGAGCAAAGAAACCAGAAATGACATGGCCATTCCCATTTTCAGAGGGCAATATGTTTGTTCTAACAATCCAAGCTGGTGTGGAAGGATATCATATTAACATGGGAGGCCGCCATGTTGCCTCATTTCCTCATAGGATGGTAAATTCAGTTCCCTTGCCAAAGAATCTATTTCATTACACAGATATCATGAGGTTCTTGCAAAAATATCAATGGGCGCTTCCTTTTTATTGTCAATGTTTACCAGGGATTTGCTCTTGAAGATGCGACAGGTTTAGCCGTGACAGGGGGCATAGACGTTCACTCTGTGTATGCAACAGCTCTCCCAAGGTCTCATCCTAGTTTTTCTCTGCAACAAGTATTGGAAATGTCTGAAAGATGGAAGGCTCGCCCTGTACCAGAGGAACCAATTCAGCTTTTCATTGGCATCCTCTCTGCTACAAACCATTTTGCTGAGCGCATGGCTATTAGGAAAACCTGGATGCAGTTTCCAGCCATCCAATTGGGAAGTGTAGTTGCTCGGTTCTTTGTCGCGCTGGTAAGATAGGTTCTCATGATTTCACAGTTGTTCAATCCCTTATGCTACCATAGCGTGGGCTATGCTTTAGCTCGGAACTTAATAGAGCAGTAATATAATGAGTCTTTGACCATCTTGCTTCTGTAGAGCCATAGAAAGGAGATAAATGCAGCCCTAAAGAAGGAAGCAGAATATTTTGGAGATATAGTCATTCTGCCGTTTATCGACCGATATGAGCTGGTGGTTCTGAAAACAGTTGCGATATGTCAATATGGAGTTAGTCATGCTTCATTTGTGTTAAATATCTAGTGCCAATGTATCCTCCAGCATTTTCAAATGCTCACTGCCATCATATGTATGCAGGTGCAAAATGTTACTGCAGATTATATCATGAAGTGTGATGATGACACCTTTGTGCGGCTGGATATCGTATTGCAACAAATCACTACCTACAACAGAACCTTACCTCTTTATCTTGGCAACTTGAATCTATTGCACAGGCCTCTAAGAAGTGGCAAGTGGGCTGTGACCTATGAGGTACCTTTAGCGCTAGCTCGTCCAGAGTTAACATAATAGATTTGCAACCTTTTCTGCACATATTTTCTCATAACATGTGTGTCTACAGGAATGGCCTGAAGCTGTGTATCCCCCGTACGCCAATGGACCTGGTTATGTCCTCTCAATCGACATTGCGAGAGACATAGCATCCCGGCATGCAAATCACTCCCTGAGGGTGAGGTTTACTCTCAATTGCAATGCATCTTTTCCCCCACGCCTAAAACTAACACCTCCCAATGGTGATCTCTTGCTGGCAGCTGTTCAAGATGGAGGACGTGAGCATGGGCATGTGGGTGGAGGACTACAACGCCACTGCGCCCGTGCAGTACGTCCACAGCTGGAGGTTCTGCCAGTTCGGCTGTGTGGATTACTACTTCACAGCACATTACCAGTCCCCCAGGCAGATGCTATGCCTCTGGGATAAACTCTCAGCCGGCCAAGCACGCTGCTGTAACTACAGATAACAAGGCGCTTCAGGGGTGCTGGTGGAATTAGATGGCTTTCCAGCCAGTATCCTTCGTCACACAATCATGTACAAGAGGGAGAAATTCAAGACCTCCATTGCATCCTCTGCTTTAGTTCCAGCGGATCCACTAACGGATTAACCCTAGAAACCATCTTGACGTCACATATTCTTTGATCTTTACACTGAGATTTATGGGTGTGTGCGTGGGGACAACTGCTTCACCTTCATTGAGGTGGATGCATAGATGAGGCAGGAATGAGTGGAATCCACGTTGGCTGCTTGTACAGGGGCAGGTTCATTTGTAACGATGCAAATCTGTATCCACTATTTGTGGACACTGGCCACTGTGTCTATGTCAGAAACTCATGAATGGAATGAGAAACTGTTTCCCTATCTGTGTATCTTGTGTGTTTATGCTCTGTACATCTGCTATGCATTGCATTTCCATTTTGATGGATTCCATAGTGGCTtgtgtgttcgcttggcttgtcagccaaccagcacTTTTCTCTCATACCAAATTAACATCagtcaccagccagccaacagtactgttctctcataacaaattagCACCAACCACCAGCCATAGCCAAGCGAACAGAGTGACATGTTATGCTTACAATGTTGTCGTCCTCTTGTGCGTTGACAGGGGAAAGTAAATTTTGCCCTTAAGATAGCATTGCATACCTTTGGATCTGCATTCGTATCCGTGCAATTGAGTAGTACAGAAATCTTGATGCAATTCTAAAGATTATGT containing:
- the LOC120666930 gene encoding hydroxyproline O-galactosyltransferase GALT2-like, producing MKRARSSEVFLGAGRLRARRRLAPLLAAAAFAYLLFVSVKLAGFGSAGPAAAVGRLAAAGAGEPLRRRVEQPAPRARAAAVSGYGRITGEILRRREAGEGRRRRWGQLGNFTELERAAAEAWALGARAWEAASAFTGDVDSIASLDAGEGPAECPGSLALGGGETTVAFLPCGLAAGSAVTVVGTARAARPEYVEALERSGAGNGTVMVAQFAVELRGVRAADGEEPPRILHLNPRLRGDWSGRPVLEMNTCFRMQWGRAQRCDGTPSRDDDQVDGFRKCEKWQRQDIVESKETRTSSWFNRFIGRAKKPEMTWPFPFSEGNMFVLTIQAGVEGYHINMGGRHVASFPHRMGFALEDATGLAVTGGIDVHSVYATALPRSHPSFSLQQVLEMSERWKARPVPEEPIQLFIGILSATNHFAERMAIRKTWMQFPAIQLGSVVARFFVALSHRKEINAALKKEAEYFGDIVILPFIDRYELVVLKTVAICQYGVQNVTADYIMKCDDDTFVRLDIVLQQITTYNRTLPLYLGNLNLLHRPLRSGKWAVTYEEWPEAVYPPYANGPGYVLSIDIARDIASRHANHSLRLFKMEDVSMGMWVEDYNATAPVQYVHSWRFCQFGCVDYYFTAHYQSPRQMLCLWDKLSAGQARCCNYR
- the LOC120668046 gene encoding uncharacterized protein LOC120668046, which translates into the protein MFNGKMQLTLKDQVKAILQVENDVLDARYLGLPTLKGRMKGDRFQYLKERISKHLKNFSEKNMSSAAKEILIKSVAQALPTYIMGVFKLPLGRCDDLTSIIRNFWWGTKHGRQKTAWTAWEAMIQKKCCGGLGFKDLRLFNQAMLARQAWRLIQFPDSLCARMLKAKYFPRGSLVDTAFCSKASTTWQAIMHGLELLKQGIIWRVGNGTQIRIWRDPWIPREISLRVFSQRRCRLRWVSQLLDIEGRGWDLQKLPQIFNLADAEEIAKIKIPVRASEDFIAWHAERNGMFSVRSAYNLALRIKLGQGVQGSSSAPTGERKLWQRVWAGHVPPKVNVFIWKLAKDILPTRWAKFIRRLFRYTGPDWLLLLLDQCSDVERDLTKLLLWKAWSVHNNITHQAGPTSISEAEHALLSMQATLAEILLGGEGVKGKGKAPCSWSGKNKRLSSASKEQDRKTKWEPPPVDGSFVQQSGAAGVGVIARDSMGHVLLSAWRAILECQDAAEAEAWACLEGFWLAAQWIHEPVIVESDCIRIVQAMQAKEDRSALRFILLEVKDQARMLSEWRMAKVKRECNLVANELAQLARRNMHSAVWLRRVPACVDDFVKNDSLQLKHKPNNASVPVSFSQPQLPAELAGPTGGRHACVLAGHLAAHRRTAADGAAPATRPIPSRPGRAPAAAPERSSVRSRRPPRLSTPAAHRKPDAAHALVDRVRPRSQ